The genomic interval CCCACCCAAGGAGTTTTATAAGGTACTATACCCTTTTCTTCTGAGTCCGCTAAACTATCGAAAACTTCATCAGCCCGCATTTTTGCTAATATCCGGGGCGATCTTCTACCAAAGTGATGATGTTGAAAAAGAAATTGATTTTCTAGAAAGCCATCAAACAAAACACCTTGGGGATTGTGTAAAGAACTTAGCGCTTGAATTGCAAAATTCCAACCACTACGATGAGGAGCAAAAACTCTTTGTTGTCCGAGATTAATTTTTCCTGTGGCTATACTTGGTGTTTTTTTAGTAGAAAAATAAAGATTTTCTGCTTTTTTATCTGGAATAATTTGTGTGTAATTACTAGGTTTTCGCCAGCCCAAACATTGATAATAAAAAGAAAGATCAGTGGCATCAAAGTCAATAGCTAAAGCTTGATCATAGTAATCCATCGCTTCTGCTGTCCGTCGTTGCTTGAGCATCAAATTGCCCAATTGTTGATAGGCAGGCAAAAAGTCTGGTTGCAGTATTAAGGTTTCCTGATAACGAGCGGAGGCATTTTCCAAGTCACCGCGCAGTTGCCAAGCATTTCCTAATTTAAATTGGGTGAAAGCTGGGTTGTCTTGGTTATTGTTTTTGTTTATTTCCAGATTCATAGAGTTTTGGCAATACGTATTCCCATAATACGCGGATGGGACGCACAAAGTAATACAGAAAAAATAATTGCTGAGGAAGTCTTAAAAATTGGCGATCGCGTTCATTCGGTACGCATAATCTCCTGATCAGAAAATACAAATATAATAAACTCATTGAAAGTCTTTGATCAAGTCCCCAAGGATTTAATGAACTATCTAGGGTTTTTAATGGTGAGATATACACTAAATACAGATTGCGGAAAGCCGATATTAGTCTACTTTCATATAATGCTTGGTGTAAAGTGCTATCTGTCTTACTCTCTAGAGAATTGAACAGTGCAATTTGTGTATCCAGGGATTTAATCTGAATAAATTTTGATACAATATGATCTGGTACAGAAATATTGAAGAGATTTTGAGTTATATAGATTCCCAGTAAAAATAGTTTCTCACACCGCAACTCTGAAGATAGTCGCAAAGTTAAGTGCCAATCTAAATCAGGATATGCTTGGATCACTTGGGCAAGATCACAAATTTGTTTAAGCGATCGCAACCATCCATAATCCTTAGCAATATTAACACTTTGAATAATTAACGCTATTTCTGGAATGAAACTTTTGATAGATTGACCCATCAGTGTCATGGGCTGACAATATTCCCAAAGGCGATCGTAATGGTTCGGGTTCCAAGTCCGTCTCGGTGGAATACCCCAATGTAAGTCAATACTACGTTTTGGGTTACTATGCAGCAATGATGGCTCAAATCTGGCGTTAAACATCTCTGCTTCAGAGGCTTTGTAAGACATAGAGATTTGCAAATTTGTCTCGAAGCCATCAATTTCAGCCTCCTCTGAGAAATTAGACTCATAGCCTTGACTCATTAAAACTGCTTTGGCTTGCCAAAAGTCCCGTCGCCGCACCAAAATATCAAGATCATTAAACTGGCGCAACGTCACATTACCATAAGCTGATGCTGCAAGTACCGCTCCCTTAAAAGCGATCGCCTCAATTCCTGACTTTTCTAATTGCGTCAAAATCCTTAACAGCTCTTTCGTTTGAGATAAATTATTCAATCCATTCATGCGATTGAGTGTTTGCAGTTGCATCATTACCGAGCGAGGGACATCATCAATTTCCTTCAGACTTTGATACAGCAGAGGCATTACACCCTGAGCGATGCTAATTTCTATCAATTTAGACCAGTTAAGATCATCTCTTAGTAAGTCCCTGACTTCGTTAACAGTTGTCGTGTGAAAATGGAACTTGAGACAAGCAAGTAAAGCGATTACTTCCGGAGATAAACTATTTTTAGGAGTTTCAGATATTATCTTATCCATGATTTCATTACACAAAAAAAGCCGATTTCAGAATTATGATAAATCTTGTGGGGTGGGCATCCTGCCCGCCCTTGCGTACCTACTCAAATCAAATGTGCTGTATTATCGATAATTTTTAGCTTGGGTTGTAAATAAATCAGCATATTTACCATTGAGAGACATGAGTTGATCGTGAGTTCCACTTTCAACAATCTCGCCCTCATGCAACACATAAATTCGATCTGCTGTTCTCACAGTAGCCAGTCGATGGGTAATTAGCAAAACTGCGCGATCGCCCA from Nodularia sp. LEGE 06071 carries:
- a CDS encoding nucleotidyltransferase family protein, whose product is MDKIISETPKNSLSPEVIALLACLKFHFHTTTVNEVRDLLRDDLNWSKLIEISIAQGVMPLLYQSLKEIDDVPRSVMMQLQTLNRMNGLNNLSQTKELLRILTQLEKSGIEAIAFKGAVLAASAYGNVTLRQFNDLDILVRRRDFWQAKAVLMSQGYESNFSEEAEIDGFETNLQISMSYKASEAEMFNARFEPSLLHSNPKRSIDLHWGIPPRRTWNPNHYDRLWEYCQPMTLMGQSIKSFIPEIALIIQSVNIAKDYGWLRSLKQICDLAQVIQAYPDLDWHLTLRLSSELRCEKLFLLGIYITQNLFNISVPDHIVSKFIQIKSLDTQIALFNSLESKTDSTLHQALYESRLISAFRNLYLVYISPLKTLDSSLNPWGLDQRLSMSLLYLYFLIRRLCVPNERDRQFLRLPQQLFFLYYFVRPIRVLWEYVLPKLYESGNKQKQ